ACTCTGGCTTATGGTGGCTGCAGTTGGATCTATTTTTATAGCAGTTTTGTTTGATTGGCAAATTTTTGCATATATGAGCTATATCTTTGCTCTTCTCTCAGTCGCACTCTATTTTTATCAGGTTTTTCTCATCTACAAAACACGTGTACGCAAAGAGCTTGATATATGGTATCGCTCTATGCTCTTTGGGTATGCAAGCTTTATGCTCGCTACAATTTTAGGAGTGCTCTATCTTTTGAGTGGACTCCAAAGTAGCCATCTCTTATATGGAATGTTTTGGTTTTTGTTTGTTTTTTTCATTTTTCTCATAAATGGGCATTTGTATAAAATAGTTCCGTTTTTAGTCTGGTTTCATAGATTTAGCGATCTCGTAGGCAAGCAAAAGGTACCAATGCTCCATGAGATGTATCCAAAAAAGCAGGCTGATTATCAGTTCTTTTTTACTGCTCTTGGAACTTTGTTTGTTGGTGTTGGATTGATAGCAAATAATGTGCAGTTATTCCATGCAGGTGGGAGCTTTATGGTAGCTGGAGCTCTCTTTTTAGTTACAAGCCTTCGATGGATGTTACAGTTTAGGAGTACACATGGCTAAGGTGACAAAAGAGCAAGTCTATGATGCGATACGCACTGTTATAGATCCCGAAGTGGGATTTAATCTTGTGGATCTTGGACTTATCTATGATGTAGATATCGATGAAGAGAATAATGTACATGTAAAAATGACACTCTCCACACGGGGATGTCCACTGCATCAGATGATGCAGCAGTGGGTGAAGGAGGCGGTAGAGCGCATACCTGATGTAAAAAGTGTAGAGGTAGAGATTGTTTGGGATCCACCTTGGAATATCTCTATGGCGAGTGATGTTGTGAAAAAAGCGCTGGGGGCGAAGTGAGAGAGCTGCAAAGCTTTCTGCGCCACTTCTATGGCGCAGGGATTCTGTTTTTTTACTATATGAAGTGGCCTATAGTATTAGGTCTGCCAGTACTCTACTTTTATCTTGGTTATCCAAGATATTGGCTACTCGATTTGCTGTGGCTCTACTGCCTTGGACTTATAATCAAAGATATTGTTGTGGTTGTTTTACGCTGGAAGAGAGGAGAGAAGATATGGAGATAACACTCGATACAAAAATTTATGATTTACTTCAAGAGTATCCATTTTTAGAAGAGGAACTCATAAAAATCAATCCAAAATTTAAAAAGCTCAAAAATCCCATTTTGCGTAGAACTGTTGCAAGAGTAGCTTCAATCAAACAAGCAGCAGCTGTAGGTGGTATGGATGCGGTAGAGCTGCTCAATGCATTGCGCAAGCGGGTGGGGCAAGAGCCAGTAGAAGTGGAAGTTACAAAAGAGCAAGAGAGTGCTCCTAGTTGGATTGCGCAAGAGCCAAAAGCTATTTTGGATGCAAATGAGCTTTTAGATAGTGGCAAAAACCCTTTGGCTGAGATGAGTAAACTTTTAAAAACGTTGCAAGAAGGTGATATTATTTTGCTTAAATCCGATTTTAAACCAGAGCCCTTGATTGAGGAGATGCGCAAAAAAGGTATTGCAGTCTTCTCCCAGCAAGTGGGAGAGAGTGAGTTTTTTACTTATTTGAAGAAATAGTAAGAACTCTGTTCCAATTCTCTTTGTTAAGTAAAATCTTCTCAACACGCTCTTGCCAAAGGGACTGGAACATCTTTTTCTCCTCTATACCTGCTTTCCCCATTATAAGTAGTTGCATAAGCTCTTTCATTTTTGGATTTGGCGGCACACTTGATGGATCGTAAGCTAGATCTACATACTCCCCGTTATCTACTCGCTCAAGTCTTACTTGCCCTGATATCGGAGCATCATAAAAAAGTTTATTGCTTCTATTAAATCTGCCCCCTATACCCTTAAAGCCTGCTTCATCGCTTACACCGCAAATGTAGGCAATGGTATTACCGATGACCCCATTAACCTCTGCATCCTTTTTCCCTTTGACTAAAACTTTTATTTCACCTCTGTGGGGCATTGCATCAGGAAAGAGTTTTTCAAGCCCAAGTTTTGCCATAAGGTATGCACCTGCGACAGTAGGGCAAGAGTGACCAGCAAATTTCACCACATCTAAATAGGTGATCTCTATAACGCCAGATTCTATTGCACCAAGAAAATCTGCAAGAGGATCATAGAGCATTATCGATTCCACACGGTCAAAAAACTCTGGATATGTCATAAGGATCCTTTGTTTAAAATTTTTTAATGATAACAAAAAATGATTCAAAAAAAGTTGACTAAAATCAAAATAGGAGTAATTTTATCTTAATTTATTCTTGGGAGTTTTAATTAAATTTGATTTATGTCAAGGATTAAATAACCTTATACTTGTAAAATGGATAGTGTGAAAAAATACGCTTATCATGTAAGCAGTAAAAGAGGAGGCTTCAATGGCTTTAAGTAGACGTGATTTTCTCAAAAGCACAGCTGCAGCAGCTGCGGCGAGTGCAGTGGGACTGAGTGTTCCAAAAGAGATGGAAGCTGCCGCAAACAAGGCAGAGGCTGGATGGCGCTGGGATAAAGCGGTGTGCCGCTTCTGTGGTACGGGATGTGGTATTATGGTTGCTACCAAAGATGACCGCATCGTTGCAGTCAAAGGTGACCCATTAGCTCCAGTTAACCGTGGTCTTAACTGTATCAAAGGATACTTTACAGCAAAAATTATGTATGGAGCTGACAGACTCAAAACTCCACTCCTTCGTATGAATGATAAAGGGGAGTTTGATAAAAAAGGAAAATTCCGCCCAGTTAGTTGGAAACGAGCTTTTGATGAGATGGAAAAGCAGTTCAAGAGAGCTTACAATGAGCTTGGACCAACTGGTGTGGCATTCTTTGGTTCTGGTCAGTACACTGTCCAGGAAGGATATGCTGCTGCTAAACTTATGAAAGCTGGATTTAGAAGCAACAACATCGACCCAAATGCACGCCACTGTATGGCAAGTGCCGTTGCTGGATTTATCCAGACGTTTGGTATAGATGAGCCAGCAGGATGTTATGACGATATCGAGCTTACTGATACTATCGTGCTTTGGGGTTCTAATATGGCAGAGATGCACCCAATTTTGTGGGCGCGCTGTACCGATAGAAAGCTTTCAAACCCAGATAAAGTAAAAGTTGTAGTACTCTCAACCTATACGCACAGAAGCTGTGACTTAGCAGATGATGTAATTATCTTCAAGCCAAACACAGACCTTGCTATTTGGAACTATATTGCTAGAAGTATTGTTTATGATCATCCAGATGCAATCGATTGGAAATTTGTAAAAGAGTATACTGTCTTTGCTACCGGATATCCTGACATCGGCTACGGTATGAGAAATCCAAAACATGCCGAAAAGCTTGGATATAGCAAGAAAGAGATGGAGACAGTATGGCATCAAGATCATAAAAAACTCTCAGAAGAGGAGAAGAAAGCCCTTGCTCCATTTGGATATGGTAAAACTGACGTAATGAAGATGAAGCATGCTAAAGCTGCAGGTAAACACTGGGCTATCAGCTTTGAAGATTTCAAAAAATCACTTGAACCATATACGCTTGATTATGTAGCAAAAGTAGCTAAAGGTGATCCTGATGAGAGCCTTGAGAGCTTCAAAGCAAAACTTAAAAGACTCAAAGATCTCTATGTAGAAAAAGGGCGAAAAGTTGTAAGCTTCTGGACAATGGGTATGAACCAGCACACCAGAGGTACTTGGGATAATGAGCTTAGCTACGTAGTACACTTCTTACTTGGTAAACAAGCCAAACCAGGTGATGGAGCATTCTCACTTACTGGACAGCCAAGTGCATGTGGTACAGCACGTGAAGTTGGTACATTTGCTCATAGACTACCAGCAGATATGGTTGTATTCAATCCTAAACATAGAGCAATTTCTGAAAAAATCTGGAAACTTCCTAAAGGAACGCTCAATCCAAAAGTGGGAAGCCATATCGTAAAAATTATGCGTGATCTTGAAGATGGCAAAATCAAATTTGCTTGGGTACATGTATGTAACCCATGGCAAGATACTGCTAACGCGAACCACTGGATCAAAGCAGCACGTACAATGGATAACTTTATCGTTGTGAGTGATGGTTATCCAGGAATTAGTGCAAAAGTTGCAGACTTAATCTTGCCAAGTGCAATGATATATGAAAAATGGGGAGCATACGGAAATGCTGAACGCCGTACGCAGCACTGGAGACAGCAAGTAACGCCAGTGGGTGATGCGATGCCAGATATTTGGCAGTATACTGAGTTTGCGAAACGATTTAAACTCAAAGAGGTATGGAAAGAGTGGAAACTTCCTGATGGAACAGTACTTCCAAACGTGCTTGATGAAGCGAAAAAGATGGGATATAGCCCAGATGATACACTCTTTGATGTACTCTTTGCAAATGACTACTATAGAAGCTTCAAATGGCCAGATCCTATTGGAGAAGGATTTGCTAATACTGAAGCTGAAGGTGACAAGCGTAATGTCATTGGTGCAGATGGTAAACCGTGGAAAGGGTATGGATTCTTTATCCAAAAAGCTCTTTGGGAAGAGTATAGAAAATTTGGTGAAGGACGTGGTCACGACTATGCGCCATTTGATGTTTACCATAAAGTTAGAGGTCTACGTTGGCCAGTTGTAAATGGTAAAGATACACCATGGAGATTTAATGTCAACTACGATCCTTATGCGAAACGTGAAAAAGAGCTTGGCCATGTGAAAGGTGAGTTTGCATTCTATGGACATGCACTCAAAGCTATTCCACAAGGCTCACTCTCTGGTCCAGATAAATCTAAGCCAAAAATTCACTTGCCAAACAAAGCAAAAATCTTTGCAAGACCTTACATGGAGCCACCTGAAAAACCAGATAGCTACTATGATACATGGCTCTGTACAGGACGTGTGCTTGAGCATTGGCACAGTGGTACTATGACTATGAGAGTTCCTGAGCTCTATAGAGCGGTTCCAGAGGCTCTATGCTATATGCATCCAGAAGATGCGAAAAAACGTGGTGTAAAACGTGGTGAACTTGTATGGATTGAGAGCCGCCGCGGTAAAATCAAAGCAAGAGTTGAGACAAGAGGTCGTAACCGTCCGCCACGTGGACTCGTATTTGTACCTTGGTTTGATGAGAGGGTATATATCAACAAAGTTACTCTTGATGCAACATGTCCAATCTCTAAACAGACAGATTACAAAAAATGTGCTGTAAGGATTACAAAGGCGTAATGCCTTAAGGGGAGGGGATAATGGATAAAAACAGAAGGGCTTTTCTCGTATCGATGGCACAAAATGTTGCCATTGCTGCGACAGGTGGATTTTTGTGGGCTGCCTATGTGGATGAAGTAAAGGCAAACCCACTCATTTTGCGTCCACCTGGAGCAAGAAAAGAGGATGAGTTTATTAGTCTTTGTATCAAGTGTGGGCTGTGTGTAGAAGCTTGCCCCTATGATACATTGATGCTGGCAAAACCAGGAGATAATAAGCCTCTTGGAACGCCATATTTTATACCGAGGGATATCCCATGCTATATGTGTGATGATATCCCTTGTGTGCCTCCCTGTCCTACTGGTGCTCTTGATATTGAGAGTGTCAGTGAGGTAAAAAATGGGCAGAGGGTCTTTGACATCACAAAGATGGATATGGGTGTAGCGATAGTGGATATGAAAAGCTGTATCGCATACTGGGGTATCCAGTGCGATGCATGCTACC
The Nitratiruptor tergarcus DSM 16512 genome window above contains:
- a CDS encoding metal-sulfur cluster assembly factor, which translates into the protein MAKVTKEQVYDAIRTVIDPEVGFNLVDLGLIYDVDIDEENNVHVKMTLSTRGCPLHQMMQQWVKEAVERIPDVKSVEVEIVWDPPWNISMASDVVKKALGAK
- the napA gene encoding nitrate reductase catalytic subunit NapA, whose protein sequence is MALSRRDFLKSTAAAAAASAVGLSVPKEMEAAANKAEAGWRWDKAVCRFCGTGCGIMVATKDDRIVAVKGDPLAPVNRGLNCIKGYFTAKIMYGADRLKTPLLRMNDKGEFDKKGKFRPVSWKRAFDEMEKQFKRAYNELGPTGVAFFGSGQYTVQEGYAAAKLMKAGFRSNNIDPNARHCMASAVAGFIQTFGIDEPAGCYDDIELTDTIVLWGSNMAEMHPILWARCTDRKLSNPDKVKVVVLSTYTHRSCDLADDVIIFKPNTDLAIWNYIARSIVYDHPDAIDWKFVKEYTVFATGYPDIGYGMRNPKHAEKLGYSKKEMETVWHQDHKKLSEEEKKALAPFGYGKTDVMKMKHAKAAGKHWAISFEDFKKSLEPYTLDYVAKVAKGDPDESLESFKAKLKRLKDLYVEKGRKVVSFWTMGMNQHTRGTWDNELSYVVHFLLGKQAKPGDGAFSLTGQPSACGTAREVGTFAHRLPADMVVFNPKHRAISEKIWKLPKGTLNPKVGSHIVKIMRDLEDGKIKFAWVHVCNPWQDTANANHWIKAARTMDNFIVVSDGYPGISAKVADLILPSAMIYEKWGAYGNAERRTQHWRQQVTPVGDAMPDIWQYTEFAKRFKLKEVWKEWKLPDGTVLPNVLDEAKKMGYSPDDTLFDVLFANDYYRSFKWPDPIGEGFANTEAEGDKRNVIGADGKPWKGYGFFIQKALWEEYRKFGEGRGHDYAPFDVYHKVRGLRWPVVNGKDTPWRFNVNYDPYAKREKELGHVKGEFAFYGHALKAIPQGSLSGPDKSKPKIHLPNKAKIFARPYMEPPEKPDSYYDTWLCTGRVLEHWHSGTMTMRVPELYRAVPEALCYMHPEDAKKRGVKRGELVWIESRRGKIKARVETRGRNRPPRGLVFVPWFDERVYINKVTLDATCPISKQTDYKKCAVRITKA
- a CDS encoding DUF1858 domain-containing protein, which gives rise to MEITLDTKIYDLLQEYPFLEEELIKINPKFKKLKNPILRRTVARVASIKQAAAVGGMDAVELLNALRKRVGQEPVEVEVTKEQESAPSWIAQEPKAILDANELLDSGKNPLAEMSKLLKTLQEGDIILLKSDFKPEPLIEEMRKKGIAVFSQQVGESEFFTYLKK
- a CDS encoding FmdE family protein, with product MTYPEFFDRVESIMLYDPLADFLGAIESGVIEITYLDVVKFAGHSCPTVAGAYLMAKLGLEKLFPDAMPHRGEIKVLVKGKKDAEVNGVIGNTIAYICGVSDEAGFKGIGGRFNRSNKLFYDAPISGQVRLERVDNGEYVDLAYDPSSVPPNPKMKELMQLLIMGKAGIEEKKMFQSLWQERVEKILLNKENWNRVLTISSNK
- the napG gene encoding ferredoxin-type protein NapG — translated: MDKNRRAFLVSMAQNVAIAATGGFLWAAYVDEVKANPLILRPPGARKEDEFISLCIKCGLCVEACPYDTLMLAKPGDNKPLGTPYFIPRDIPCYMCDDIPCVPPCPTGALDIESVSEVKNGQRVFDITKMDMGVAIVDMKSCIAYWGIQCDACYRACPLLDRAIYMEYRKNERTGKHAKLLPVVDPDHCTGCGLCEHACVTEKAAIRVLPREVALGKVGSHYVKGWQKSDEARLKGSKGIQTTITPKSKKSAVDTLNEGIDFE